The following proteins are encoded in a genomic region of Alistipes shahii WAL 8301:
- a CDS encoding M16 family metallopeptidase has protein sequence MKKSVLIRAALVCLLAVPAAGQVPAGPQEKMPFDGEVRVGRLDNGMTYYIRHYDNPRQRADFFIAHDVGALQEEDDQNGLAHFLEHMAFNGTKHFPGKGILNYLAANGVRFGYNVNAYTSRDRTVYNVSNVPLVREGLVDSLLLILHDWSYYIACEPGEIESERGVIREEWRRGNDARSRMARKSAEVEYDGSKYARRDVIGDMEIVNSFGRQTLIDFYHKWYRPDLQAVIVVGDVDVDAMERKIRDVMSSIPKAENPARKEVYDIPQRDKPRYGLVTDPETKAVAVKLIFYQPYPSEEERATVGAVSDELARKVFLEMARARLAEAEKRPDARYKRVVAVLGSLATCRNTFMLTALPKEHDMREALAGVLTDVEQIRRYGFSREEFEAARAKVARSEKAALEKYRLATNTDLAGRYVEHFTRNVPYVTPDDRTRIVGEQLDALTCEEVNGLRAGMTSPEGMLVLVSSSEEHLDKVPSEAEAFDLIDSVKRAKIARPERRGKSAGPLFTEKVTPGKVVRTRKAPLGAEEWTLSNGVKVFWRTVPEVIGVRKVGVTAVSEGGFARDSDVEGMHLLQNYIRTMGVKDLDRAGMRDLLFAHDASLMVTLGRTESVFSGASGVADFELLLQLLHLYITRPNFSEQAYGDYLDLARASLGKEKSPKALFAERADSVKYGGHPWLRRATPATLDRFDREAARRLYDKLFGNVADFVFFFAGEMPAAEARPLVEKYIGSLPAAPKRKFAKTDFRIVPGAAEYDAVVPGAVTPKSSIERIYHGRFDYTPENYAALRYVTYILGARYLTTVREEKGGTYYVGVHDEVSARPRGYCQLVVSFDTDPKLCEMLLGEVQKGIERLAAEAPSEQEVNEAMLYFRKVNAESRSKNLKSTSYWLNKMRAEYFDGVDLDKDNEALFTAVTPAEVRRLAREILAQGNRYTAVFTQE, from the coding sequence ATGAAAAAATCTGTTCTGATCCGTGCGGCCCTGGTCTGTCTGCTGGCCGTTCCGGCGGCGGGGCAAGTCCCCGCAGGCCCGCAAGAGAAGATGCCGTTCGACGGCGAGGTCCGGGTCGGCCGGCTCGACAACGGGATGACCTACTACATCCGGCATTACGACAATCCCCGGCAGCGGGCGGATTTCTTCATCGCCCACGACGTAGGCGCCCTGCAGGAGGAGGACGATCAGAACGGCCTGGCCCATTTCCTCGAACACATGGCCTTCAACGGAACGAAGCACTTTCCCGGAAAGGGCATTCTCAACTACCTTGCGGCCAATGGAGTGCGCTTCGGATACAACGTCAATGCCTACACCTCGCGCGACCGCACGGTCTACAATGTTTCCAACGTGCCGCTGGTGCGCGAGGGACTGGTGGACTCGCTGCTGCTGATCCTGCACGACTGGTCCTATTACATCGCCTGCGAACCCGGGGAGATCGAGTCGGAGCGGGGCGTGATCCGCGAGGAGTGGCGGCGCGGCAACGACGCCCGCTCGCGCATGGCCCGCAAGTCGGCCGAGGTCGAGTACGACGGGTCGAAATACGCCCGGCGCGACGTGATCGGCGACATGGAGATCGTCAACAGCTTCGGGCGGCAGACGCTCATCGACTTCTACCATAAATGGTATCGTCCCGATTTGCAGGCGGTGATCGTCGTCGGCGACGTGGATGTGGACGCGATGGAGCGGAAGATCCGCGACGTGATGTCGTCGATCCCGAAGGCCGAAAATCCCGCCCGGAAGGAGGTCTACGACATTCCGCAGCGCGACAAGCCCCGCTACGGACTGGTGACCGATCCCGAAACCAAGGCCGTGGCCGTGAAGCTGATCTTCTACCAGCCCTACCCGTCGGAGGAGGAGCGTGCGACGGTGGGCGCCGTGAGCGACGAACTGGCGCGCAAGGTCTTTCTCGAAATGGCGCGCGCCCGGCTGGCCGAGGCGGAGAAACGCCCCGACGCCCGTTACAAACGCGTGGTGGCCGTTCTCGGGAGCCTCGCCACATGCCGGAACACCTTCATGCTGACGGCCCTGCCCAAGGAGCACGATATGCGCGAGGCGTTGGCCGGGGTGCTGACCGACGTGGAGCAGATCCGACGCTACGGTTTCAGCCGCGAGGAGTTCGAGGCCGCACGTGCCAAGGTGGCGCGGAGCGAGAAAGCCGCGCTCGAAAAGTACCGGCTCGCCACGAACACCGACCTGGCCGGGCGGTATGTGGAGCATTTCACGCGCAATGTGCCCTACGTGACGCCCGACGACCGGACGCGGATCGTCGGCGAGCAGCTCGATGCCCTGACCTGCGAGGAGGTGAACGGCCTGCGTGCCGGCATGACCTCGCCGGAGGGGATGCTCGTGCTCGTGTCGTCGTCCGAGGAGCATCTGGACAAGGTCCCTTCGGAGGCGGAGGCCTTCGACCTGATCGACTCGGTGAAGCGTGCGAAGATCGCCCGTCCCGAGCGCCGCGGGAAGTCCGCCGGACCGCTCTTTACGGAGAAGGTGACGCCCGGAAAGGTCGTCAGGACCCGCAAGGCGCCTCTCGGGGCCGAGGAGTGGACGCTCTCGAACGGCGTGAAGGTCTTCTGGCGCACCGTTCCCGAGGTGATCGGCGTCCGCAAGGTCGGGGTGACGGCGGTCAGCGAGGGCGGCTTCGCCCGCGACAGCGATGTGGAGGGCATGCACCTGCTTCAGAACTACATTCGCACGATGGGCGTGAAGGACCTCGACCGCGCCGGGATGCGCGACCTGCTTTTCGCCCACGACGCCAGTCTGATGGTGACGCTGGGGCGGACTGAAAGCGTCTTCTCGGGAGCGTCCGGCGTGGCCGACTTCGAACTGCTGCTGCAACTGCTGCATCTCTATATCACCCGTCCCAACTTCTCGGAGCAGGCCTACGGCGACTATCTCGACCTGGCCCGCGCGTCGCTCGGAAAGGAGAAGTCGCCCAAGGCGCTTTTCGCCGAGCGCGCCGACAGCGTAAAATACGGCGGCCATCCGTGGCTGCGGCGGGCGACGCCCGCGACGCTCGACCGTTTCGACCGCGAGGCGGCCCGCAGGCTCTATGACAAGCTCTTCGGCAACGTCGCCGACTTTGTCTTTTTCTTTGCGGGCGAGATGCCGGCCGCCGAGGCGCGGCCGCTCGTCGAGAAATACATCGGCTCGCTGCCCGCGGCCCCGAAGCGGAAATTCGCGAAGACGGATTTCAGGATCGTTCCCGGAGCGGCGGAATACGACGCGGTCGTCCCGGGCGCCGTGACGCCCAAATCGTCGATCGAACGCATCTACCACGGCCGGTTCGACTATACTCCGGAGAACTACGCCGCGCTGCGTTACGTCACCTACATCCTTGGCGCACGCTATTTGACGACGGTGCGCGAGGAGAAGGGCGGAACCTATTATGTCGGCGTGCATGACGAGGTCAGCGCCCGTCCCCGCGGCTACTGTCAGCTGGTGGTGAGCTTCGACACCGACCCCAAACTGTGTGAAATGCTGTTGGGCGAGGTGCAGAAGGGCATCGAACGTCTGGCCGCCGAGGCTCCCTCGGAGCAGGAGGTGAACGAGGCGATGCTCTATTTCCGGAAAGTCAACGCCGAAAGCCGGTCGAAGAACCTGAAATCCACCTCCTACTGGCTCAACAAGATGCGTGCGGAGTATTTCGACGGCGTGGATCTGGATAAGGACAACGAGGCGCTGTTCACGGCCGTGACGCCCGCCGAGGTGCGCCGCCTGGCGCGTGAAATCCTCGCCCAGGGCAACCGCTATACGGCGGTCTTCACGCAGGAGTGA